Proteins co-encoded in one Acipenser ruthenus chromosome 3, fAciRut3.2 maternal haplotype, whole genome shotgun sequence genomic window:
- the LOC117394714 gene encoding nuclear pore complex protein Nup153-like, with translation MADAGGGKIRTRRHHIASKPYIKGKQQQGIIGRVTDTVKNIVPGWLQKYFKNDEAAGTEAEEVEETADGRENHDGQIQNNQGHTDEEMLPFPDRRRTPEPSTSNAEPSTSQSALNFSILPRPPLNRSHLNFSTLNSPALHCQPSTSAAFPIGSSGFSLIKEIKDSTSQHEDDNISTTSGFSSRASDKDVTTSKNMCVLPVWSPEADRSQSVPQKAGTTLRKPAFNLSVFGGSSTSLASSSALNSSQLGDSPFYPGKTTYGGAAAVRSPSSRVRGTPYQAPVRRQITAKQIHSPCGVTSATARRILQSLERMSSPLADAKRIPSHTSSPLSPMLNRSGLEVTNFQSKRKSDAQHPPVQKLVTPKAASVAVNRSMFFKPSLTPTGHSSRSADRGGRQTKQVPEISLQHPKSTSSFSYPSFSTPAANGMASGGAGGKMKRERGTRASSKPAQDQEQVEVLNLPHISLPMRMSTLPTLNFSTANTSPSVMMTTPVANKVSPATSIQNRTDFTFSSPIFKATEMSPLPLTPSAGFTFSAPVSKTVASDPSGTTSTPSAMPVQNCSTFSSAVGTPVNTNDEDFGPFRPAKTLKQGSVLDILKGPEFSSSPSPARSTPVPVKPFQMSSTSSPTVGFGFGDKFKPATGSWQCDACLLQNKPTDSKCVACQTAKPNIDSSKQSKCSKMPSETLQSLGDKFKPVSGTWECDTCLVQNKPEVTKCVACETSKPGTGVKSALTLPAFSECKLTMGSGGSTSTTTTTSSLSSGFGFGEKFKKPEGAWDCDVCLVQNKAEDMKCVACQCAKPGAVAVPSTAMTAPESSGGLLGFGDKFKKPEGSWDCDVCAVENKAEVTQCMACQSAKPGAKVETKGFSSSAFSSATTASPFGFGIQSSSMDSSATRTGGFTFGDQGGIKFGTSTTDDASSGGIKFGTAKSEDSRKADSQTIGSGFKFGASGGIQFGTGNCSSQSENKAAEPKGKPSLEGFSFGISAPPKADEKTADGGFKFGAPKEKLELGGTAAAVPFSFGKQEEKKLSGEQLPAVGFAFGKPVEEETGTLTPAAAAGSTFVLGKTDQPDPISSSSSLMFSKGKVTDKPAPQLGFAFGKPETSKEEAKPTFSFGKPAEKQEAAVQPKPAFAFGAAPATADLEASKPAYNFMASVSASATVTAASAASSTPATNMFGSSSTSAPIAPVSTFVFGQASSTGFSSGASETTTSSKGFMFGAQESKAPAAGASPFMFVTGSNTAATAAFGFGSATSAAPTTTSSTGSSASPFVFGSASSTPGSAPAFGASQTPAFGQGSNQPSAPAFGSPAAALFSAGSQPPAFGSQASTSQPSVFGQQSNQPPAFGAAVAASAAPAAGFQFGATSNFGTPNSSGFFAFGGSAGASPAPAVIPAAPAQPSASTGGFQFSQPTGFNIGSTKTTSTGSSQGQHQISGRKIKTAVRRRK, from the exons CAACAAGGCATTATTGGCAGAGTGACCGACACTGTGAAGAATATAGTTCCTGGCTGGTTACAAAAATACTTCAAGAATGATGAGGCAGCAGGAACAGAGGCAGAGGAGGTTGAGGAAACAGCAGATGGACGGGAGAATCATGACGGCCAGATTCAAAACAACCAGGGTCACACAGACGAGGAGATGCTCCCGTTTCCCGATAGAAGGCGCACCCCTGAACCCTCAACCAGTAATGCAG aGCCATCTACAAGCCAGTCTGCATTGAATTTCAGTATTCTGCCAAGACCACCGCTCAATCGAAGTCATCTTAATTTCTCCACACTGAATTCCCCTGCACTTCACTGTCAGCCTTCCACGTCTGCAGCATTTCCCATTGGCAGTTCAGGCTTCTCCCTGATAAAGGAGATCAAAGACTCTACCTCTCAGCACGAAGATGATAACATCTCAACCACCAGCGGCTTCTCCTCTAGAGCATCCGATAAAG ATGTGACCACTTCAAAAAACATGTGTGTGCTGCCTGTGTGGTCTCCAGAAGCTGACCGTTCTCAATCAGTCCCACAAAAAGCTGGAACCACTTTGAGGAAGCCAGCTTTTAACCTGTCTGTCTTTGGTGGATCATCCACa tcCCTTGCAAGCAGCTCTGCGCTGAATTCTAGCCAGCTTGGAGACTCGCCGTTTTATCCTGGCAAAACAACATATGGAGGGGCAGCGGCAGTGAGGTCCCCAAGTTCAAGAGTTCGGGGTACACCTTACCAG GCACCTGTAAGAAGACAGATcactgcaaaacagattcacTCTCCATGTGGAGTGACAAGTGCCACCGCACGGAGAATTCTTCAGTCTTTAGAACGCATGTCCAGTCCTTTAGCA GATGCTAAAAGAATCCCATCACACACTTCATCGCCACTATCTCCA ATGCTGAATAGGAGTGGATTAGAAGTCACAAATTTCCAGTCCAAAAGAAAG AGTGATGCACAACATCCTCCTGTCCAGAAGCTTGTGACACCAAAGGCTGCTTCTGTGGCAGTGAACAGATCTATGTTTTTCAAACCCTCTTTAACACCGACTGGTCATTCGAGTAGATCAGCTGACAGG GGGGGAAGACAAACGAAGCAGGTACCAGAAATATCGCTGCAGCACCCGAAAAG CACAAGCAGCTTTTCATACCCATCGTTCAGCACTCCTGCAGCTAATGGAATGGCTTCTGGAGGGGCAGGTGGGAAGATGAAGAGGGAGAGGGGCACTCGTGCCTCCTCAAAACCTGCACAGGACCAAGAG CAAGTGGAGGTTCTGAATCTGCCACATATTTCCTTGCCTATGAGGATGTCGACTTTACCAACCTTGAACTTCTCTACTGCAAATACATCCCCCTCTGTGATGATGACGACTCCAGTAGCTAACAAG GTATCGCCTGCCACCTCTATTCAGAACCGCACAGATTTCACCTTCTCATCACCAATTTTTAAAGCAACCGAGATGAGTCCACTACCTCTTACGCCCTCT GCTGGATTTACGTTTAGCGCACCGGTTTCTAAAACAGTAGCATCTGACCCGAGTGGAACAACATCAACGCCTTCAGCCATGCCAG tTCAGAACTGCTCCACATTTTCATCTGCTGTTGGCACTCCGGTGAATACAAATGACGAGGACTTTGGTCCCTTCAGACCAGCAAAAACTTTAAAACAGGGCAGTGTGCTTGATATTTTAAAAGGACCTG AGTTTTCTTCATCTCCTTCTCCTGCTAGAAGCACACCAGTCCCGGTGAAGCCTTTCCAGATGAGTTCCACAAGCTCACCAACTGTGGGGTTTGGATTTGGGGACAAGTTTAAACCTGCAACAGGCTCCTGGCAATGTGATGCTTGTCTCTTGCAGAACAAACCCACTGACAGCAAATGTGTTGCATGTCAGACTGCTAAACCAAACATAGATTCCTCAAAACAGAGCAAATGCAGCAAAATGCCATCGGAGACCTTGCAGAGCCTTGGAGATAAATTCAAACCTGTGTCTGGGACCTGGGAGTGTGACACTTGTTTAGTACAGAACAAACCAGAGGTTACAAAATGTGTGGCCTGTGAGACTTCAAAGCCTGGGACTGGAGTAAAATCTGCCTTGACTTTGCCTGCCTTTTCGGAATGTAAGTTGACAATGGGTTCTGGTggctccacctccaccacaacgACGACATCTTCGCTGTCTTCTGGGTTCGGCTTTGGGGAAAAGTTCAAAAAGCCGGAAGGAGCCTGGGATTGCGATGTGTGCCTTGTACAGAATAAAGCAGAGGACATGAAGTGCGTCGCCTGTCAGTGTGCAAAACCAG GTGCTGTTGCAGTACCTTCTACTGCCATGACTGCCCCAGAATCATCTGGAGGGTTGCTAGGCTTTGGAGACAAGTTTAAGAAACCTGAAGGAAGCTGGGACTGTGACGTGTGTGCAGTGGAAAACAAAGCTGAAGTGACGCAATGTATGGCATGTCAAAGTGCAAAGCCAGGAGCCAAGGTGGAGACCAAAG GTTTTAGCTCTTCGGCTTTTTCATCAGCTACCACTGCATCCCCATTTGGTTTTGGGATTCAGTCTTCCTCTATGGACTCTTCAGCAACTCGTACAGGGGGATTTACATTTGGAGACCAGGGTGGGATAAAATTTGGCACCTCAACGACGGATGATGCATCTTCTGGAGGGATTAAGTTTGGTACGGCAAAGAGCGAGGACAGTAGAAAGGCAGATTCTCAGACCATCGGTAGCGGATTTAAATTTGGTGCCAGCGGAGGAATTCAGTTCGGCACTGGAAACTGCAGCAGCCAGTCGGAAAACAAAGCTGCCGAACCAAAAGGCAAGCCATCTTTGGAAGGTTTCTCTTTTGGAATCTCCGCCCCTCCTAAAGCAGATGAGAAAACAGCAGATGGGGGATTCAAGTTTGGGGCCCCCAAGGAGAAACTAGAACTGGGAGGAACTGCAGCGGCTGTGCCGTTTTCTTTTGGTAAACAAGAGGAGAAAAAGCTTTCTGGGGAGCAGCTACCAGCAGTTGGATTTGCTTTTGGGAAACCTGTGGAGGAAGAGACTGGCACTCTGACCCCTGCTGCAGCTGCGGGCTCAACGTTCGTGCTTGGGAAGACTGATCAGCCAGACCCTATCAGCAGCTCCTCCAGCTTAATGTTCAGTAAGGGGAAGGTGACTGACAAGCCTGCACCACAGCTGGGCTTTGCTTTCGGCAAGCCTGAGACGTCCAAGGAGGAGGCCAAACCGACGTTCAGCTTTGGGAAACCTGCTGAAAAGCAAGAGGCAGCAGTGCAACCAAAACCAGCATTTGCATTTGGGGCTGCCCCTGCTACTGCAG atCTAGAAGCTTCCAAGCCTGCATATAACTTCATGGCAAGCGTGTCCGCCTCGGCTACAGTTACTGCTGCCTCCGCGGCCTCCAGCACCCCGGCCACCAACATGTTTGGAAGCTCCAGCACCTCTGCACCCATTGCACCGGTCTCTACCTTTGTGTTCGGTCAGGCCAGCAGCACTGGCTTTTCAAGCGGGGCTTCTGAGACCACGACCTCCTCCAAAGGCTTCATGTTTGGCGCGCAGGAAAGCAAAGCACCTGCTGCTGGAGCCTCACCCTTCATGTTTGTGACGGGAAGTAATACTGCAGCCACAGCAGCTTTTGGTTTTGGGTCAGCTACGTCAGCTGCACCTACAACGACCAGTTCTACAG GCTCTTCTGCTTCTCCATTTGTATTTGGTTCGGCCTCTTCAACACCAGGCAGTGCCCCTGCTTTTGGCGCCAGCCAGACCCCTGCATTCGGCCAGGGATCCAACCAGCCCAGTGCTCCAGCCTTCGGCTCCCCTGCTGCTGCTCTCTTCTCTGCTGGATCCCAGCCACCTGCCTTTGGGTCCCAGGCCAGCACCAGCCAGCCATCAGTGTTTGGACAGCAGAGTAATCAGCCGCCTGCCTTTGGCGCTGCAGTAGCTGCTTCCGCTGCCCCGG CTGCAGGGTTCCAATTTGGGGCAACTAGTAACTTTGGGACTCCCAACAGCAGTGGGTTCTTTGCTTTTGGTGGAAGTGCTGGAGCATCTCCAGCCCCAGCAGTCATCCCGGCAGCACCTGCCCAGCCCTCAGCCTCCACAGGAGGCTTCCAGTTCTCCCAGCCCACAGGATTTAACATTGG